The proteins below are encoded in one region of Toxoplasma gondii ME49 chromosome IV, whole genome shotgun sequence:
- a CDS encoding hypothetical protein (encoded by transcript TGME49_320280), giving the protein MMQTARGNRNIFSHLWQGPDALQRNRVFKKTLVVYVAFAAVSSLNRSSGYIGGSIAIWESHAAGAGSSVSLEKPERPVTRGGLLPSAYADDVNYDAGQLDDNNNEGVVNHSEFPKRDGEANDTIYAGSNGVLPATSDEDKDDNEQFKRPPMTRADRQGGSIPHEGGVQEGEMTENADYSPDTEDEDELAIEGDDDGEETEHEEFDFQYYLPHQYRRVIPGTNIDYYDYVLMEERQARGEVNEPPNDRSGLLPSDDGKALPVVTANNGVFSYCYTTEKADILERCAQAATLGDGVYIPIVNMTDFGRHNNAELGNPAVQTVSIPPQHYTLARQDLPPEWFETIAELKNRTHLRVGGLWFGPPDFDRMSAVLREYPGLLDGFLVDWDSGEGACMSKIKRPPRFSRNGRQNGWWNPKSFFMRYYTGGQDVDVCRLPDRTPYTAEPFVNNNFRGKCFSVEQFDFIEKRDW; this is encoded by the exons ATGATGCAAACGGCAAGGGGGAATAGAAACATTTTTTCGCATTTGTGGCAAGGCCCGGATGCCCTTCAACGGAATCGGGTATTTAAGAAAACGTTGGTGGTGTATGTTGCGTTCGCCGCTGTATCGTCTTTGAACCGAAGTAGTGGTTACATAGGAGGCTCAATCGCAATATGGGAGTCTCACGCTGCAGGGGCTGGATCGTCAGTGTCCCTGGAGAAACCCGAACGACCTGTAACGCGTGGCGgccttctcccctctgcaTATGCAGACGATGTCAATTATGATGCAGGTCAGTTGGACGACAACAACAATGAAGGAGTGGTGAACCACTCGGAGTTTCCCAAGCGCGACGGCGAAGCAAACGACACCATCTACGCTGGCAGTAACGGCGTGCTGCCAGCTACTTCCGACGAGGATAAGGACGACAACGAGCAATTCAAGCGGCCTCCGATGACAAGGGCTGATCGCCAAGGAGGCAGTATCCCACACGAAGGTGGTGTtcaagaaggagaaatgACAGAAAACGCTGATTATTCCCCAGATACGGAAGACGAGGATGAATTAGCAATCGAGGGGGACGATGAtggggaagagacggagcACGAAGAGTTTGACTTCCAGTACTACCTGCCTCATCAGTACCGTCGAGTGATACCCGGAACCAACATCGATTATTATGATTACGTCCTTATGGAAGAAAGGCAGGCACGTGGAGAAGTAAACGAACCTCCAAACGATCGCAGCGGACTACTCCCATCTGATGATGGAAAAGCTTTGCCAGTCGTAACGGCAAACAATGGGGTCTTCTCATATTGCTATACGACTGAGAAAGCGGACATCTTGGAACGCTGCGCGCAGGCTGCCACTCTGGGAGACGGAGTTTACATTCCGATTGTGAATATGACAGATTTCGGTCGTCACAATAACGCCGAACTTGGGAACCCAGCTGTGCAGACAGTATCTATTCCGCCTCAACACTATACCCTTGCAAGACAGGATTTACCTCCTGAATGGTTTGAAACTATCGCTGAACTCAAGAATCGTACCCATCTTCGCGTCGGGGGCCTGTGGTTTGGGCCTCCAGATTTTGATCGAATGAGTGCGGTTCTCCGCGAGTATCCTGGTCTTCTGGACGGATTTCTTGTGGACTGGGACTCTGGTGAAGGGGCCTGCATGAGCAAG ATTAAAAGGCCACCTCGTTTCAGTAGAAATGGGCGTCAAAACGGATGGTGGAATCCAAAATCATTTTTTATGCGATACTATACTGGAGGCCAAGATGTGGACGTCTGCCGCCTGCCTGACAGGACACCCTACACGGCCGAGCCGTTCGTCAACAACAACTTCAGAGGCAagtgcttctctgtcg